One window of the Deinococcota bacterium genome contains the following:
- a CDS encoding branched-chain amino acid transaminase → MSVTTPSPKNAPTSTSATGAGSIWFDGELMPEAEAVVSVMTHALHYGTSVFEGIRAYETERGAAVFRLHEHSQRLLNSAKILGMPSPVTVEEIDEAILETIRRNERKSCYIRPLLWYGAESLGVNPGKNTVHFMVATLPWGVYLGEEAVKKGAKLMTSSWRRSSGDIMPTKAKAGGNYINSVLSNAEARENGFDEALLLDKEGFVAEGSGENIFFMQDGVLHPIAHSVNLRGITRDTVVTLAEWMGTPVRPTMATRDELYTADEVFMVGTAAEVTPIAAIDRRPIGAGVAGAFSLRMREVYLDVAAGRVPEFDHWLSYVND, encoded by the coding sequence ATGTCGGTCACCACCCCTTCCCCCAAGAACGCGCCCACCAGCACCTCGGCGACGGGCGCGGGTTCAATCTGGTTCGACGGCGAGTTGATGCCCGAGGCCGAGGCTGTGGTCTCGGTCATGACCCACGCCCTGCACTACGGCACCTCCGTCTTCGAGGGCATCCGCGCCTACGAAACCGAGCGGGGCGCGGCGGTCTTTCGGTTGCACGAGCACAGCCAGCGCCTCTTGAACTCCGCCAAGATCCTCGGCATGCCCTCGCCGGTGACGGTGGAGGAAATCGACGAGGCCATCTTGGAGACCATCCGCAGGAACGAGCGCAAGAGCTGCTATATCCGCCCCTTGCTGTGGTACGGCGCCGAGTCCCTGGGCGTCAACCCCGGCAAGAACACCGTCCACTTCATGGTGGCGACCCTGCCCTGGGGCGTCTACCTGGGCGAGGAGGCGGTCAAGAAGGGCGCCAAGCTGATGACGAGTTCATGGCGGCGCTCGTCTGGAGACATCATGCCGACCAAGGCCAAGGCGGGCGGCAACTACATCAACTCGGTGCTGTCGAACGCCGAAGCTCGAGAAAACGGCTTCGACGAGGCGCTGCTCTTAGACAAGGAGGGCTTCGTCGCCGAGGGCTCGGGCGAGAACATCTTTTTTATGCAAGACGGCGTCCTCCACCCCATCGCCCACTCGGTCAACCTGCGCGGCATCACCCGCGACACCGTCGTCACGCTCGCCGAGTGGATGGGCACCCCCGTGCGCCCGACGATGGCGACGCGCGACGAGCTCTACACCGCCGACGAGGTCTTCATGGTCGGCACCGCCGCCGAGGTGACGCCGATCGCCGCCATCGACCGCCGTCCCATCGGCGCGGGCGTGGCCGGCGCCTTCTCGCTTCGGATGCGCGAGGTCTATCTGGACGTGGCGGCCGGCAGGGTGCCGGAGTTCGACCACTGGCTCTCCTACGTCAACGACTGA